TTGGTCTTACTCCCCATGGAGGACCAGCTGGAGAAACTGTGCAGGATGTGCCCCCAGCCAGCATGCTGGTCAGTCATCTGGCCCCCAGTCCCGCTCAGGACCCCAAGGCCCCCCAGCTGGGAAGCACTCCCACGCCTCCGCTGCCCTCGCCCCTGCCCAGCCCGGTGATGCTCGTGGCAGCGCGGTGGCAGCTCAGAAGACAGCGCTGCGCTTGCCGTGTGGGGCCCGGTTCATGTCCGCGGTCCCCGTGGGGAACGGGGAGAAGCCAAAGCACAGGGCACAGATGCTTGGCAACCAGCCGTCAGGCCGTCTCCCTGGCGTTGCCAGAGCACGTTCTCCCGGGCGCATCCCCGTCTCAGGACGCCCTCCTTTCCACGCTCATCACGCCTTCCCTGTTACTCGGCACTTTACTGCCACCTCTGACAGCCACGTGTTTGCCACAACATACAACACCCCGATGGTCCCTCCGGTctctccagggctccctgtccccaGCCTTCCGAGGGGCAGATGAGGCACCATCTGCTCCAGCAATGACTCAGTGTGTCGCAGGGGGAGCAGCTGGGACCCTGCAAAGCTGCCCTCAGCAAGGAGAGCCCCTGCCCCTCCGCCCTCTCCTCTGCGCTGCCGTCACAGCGGCTGCTGTTATACCCAAGtcacgaaatctcccaatgaccaccagggagccgatgtccaatgcaaaagcaagagagtctttattaccaagctcgagctggggctcccactgttACCGACGCAGCAGCTATGGGAAGGAGCCCCAAGttttgggttacattgcttaCATAGGGTATATTCGTGTGAAGGGATTTCCAGGCTGGAGGACGTCTGATTGGTCACCCGCTttcgaagggttgtgtgttgATTTCTGATTGGTTCTTATTACCTAGGCAAACCACAAATTCCTGAACGTAAGGTCAGGAGATTTTGGTCCAAGGTCTGACTGGCTCGcgggggtgaggtcaggggatttccaaagtcTCTTTCCTGGAACTTTACAAAATGGAGCTCTCCTATTAGGCAAGATGGAGCAGCTCAGGCTCTTCATCCCCGCTTCTCAAGGATCCAGGACAGACCCAATCATGGGTCTGCGGTTGATCTATATTGTCTCCCACTAAGGGTAGGGCTGCGTATTGGGATCTGAGCACCACGAGCTGCACCGTGTGGATGTGGTTTTTAATGAAGGTCACTAATTTACTTAATAAAACGGTCCGAAGGGGAGTAGCAGGAGCAGAATAATCAGGGGCCCTGCCAAGGAAGATATAAGGGTTGCGAACCAGGGCGATGAgttgaaccaggattcaaaccaactctgagacatttctctttctctttttctctgatttaGCCCTTCTCTTATCTTGGCCATGGACTCTTTGACTACCCCTGAGTGATCTACATAAAAGCAGCACTCTTCTCCTAACGCGGCGCATAGGCCCCCTTGTTGGAGAAAAACCCAATCCAGTCCCCTTTTACCCTGCAGCACCACTTCCACCAGAGAACTCAAGTGGCTCTTGGAGGTGGCTGATTGAGCCTTCTAGTCTTTCAATATCAAGATCAATGGCTGCCCTTAGGCTGGAGCAGTGTCGATTCTGCACTATCAAGGAGGATATCCCAGTTCCCGCCCAGGCCGCCCCCAACCTCAACAAAACTGTAAGGGTTAGGGCCGAGACTGGCTCTCTCTTGGACCAGGGCGAGGCTTTTTCTAGTTTTAGGAGTTCATCTTTGGAGTGATAGAATAGTCGGGAGACCAGTAACACCAATACACAAAAATCTTTGGAGTCATTTAGTACCTGCCCGTGAATACAAGGTGCTAAGCCCGTGGAGCATGCCCACCAATTTTCTTGGGGAGGCACCAGGCACTCGGTTGTTTTTATAGAGTCTGTGGAATTGCAGAGGTGCTGATAGGTTTGGGGAACATTTCCTATGCAAAGGCCCTGTCCGGTTACTCGCTGAAGAGTTAATCTGGCGTCTACTTTTTGCTACCATCGGCAGGCTCTGTGGTCTCGTTTGAATGTAATTTCCCGGGACAGCTATGCCCTCATAATAGGGGGGTTTGATGCCGTAACAACCAGCAACTGCTAGTCAGGTCCAGGTGAGTGGAATTTAGGACCCGATAGGTACTAACTATCATATCAAATAACGGGTCCTGATCATCTTTAATATTAGGTCTCTTAAGGCTAACCCGAGGGGAGCTGTTCGTGCTAGTAATGTAGGGCCCGGGAGGCGTTCAGGGAGGCTTTTGAACAGGAGTGTGAGTAGGTTCTTGTGGCACCAGGACAGAATTGGGCCGATCTGTATGGGTTCTACTTTCAGCCTAACAGAAAATAGCAATCCATTATCATATCCTGACTGATATAGCCGGAGGCCCCAAGGTTGTCCGGCTTCCCAACTGGGGAACTTTTTCCCTTCAGTTGAGAATCTGAGCCTTAACCGGGTTAGGGTcattaaagttatttttacaGAGTATGTCTTGTCTAGTGGTGGGCCCTGGGGCGCGACTCAAAGTAATCAAGTCTCCTCGGGTCGGAGGTTCCCAGTCGACAGTCCCCGTTGACTCGCATCCCCAGGCGGCGCAGTAAAATTTGTCAGCCCCCCCGCAGTTACTGACAGTTGCCTGGTTCTGTCTCCCCCTGGGGCATACATAGGAGGTAGTGTCCCGCAAAGCTGCCCTTTGGCAGGGATTGCTACACCCAGGGTTATTAGGTGATCTTACATCATCTTCTTCTCCGTCTTCATACCAAGATCCCTTGGCTAGAAGACAGAGGCCCAATTCCAAGTCCGGCCACCAGGTGTTTTTGGGATGGATGGCTAAGGAGTTAATTACCTCTCCTGTAGCACCACTTACAAGCACCCAAGTCAGGTTCATGGGTTGATGAGGGTTAGAGGCAGCACCAGGCCACAGGGACAACAGCATAAGCAGTATTTTTATTGCCTTCGTAGCTTGAACTTGAGGGGATTTGTCTTGTCCAGCTTGGCCTTCCATTGGGGAAGGAACTCTTCTCTCAAGGCAAACAGGCCTGCAGGCCATACGTGGGTGTAGTGAACCCAAGTGGATATGCCGTCAACCTTGAGTGTGGTGGGTGTCGTCAAGACAACTAGGAAGGGTCCTTTCCATCTGGGCTCTAGGGTCTCTTGGCGATGGCAGCGCACGAACGCCCCGTCTCCTGGCCGGCAGCGGTGGGGTTCGGGTGGCGGGCCTGACTCACGCAGAGCCTTGAGTCTCCTCCACGTGTCCCTGCGGGAGAACTGCAAGGACCGGAGACAAGAGTAGCTTTTGATCATCTACCTCTTTCAGCACCTCTGTTTTCAGGTTAGGAATTACTGGGGGAGCTATTCCATACGTAATCTCGAAGGGGGTAAGTCCCAGTTGGTAGGGGGAGTGCCGCACCCGGTAGAGGGCAAAGGGGAGGAGAGCCACCCCGTCCCCGCCAGTCTCAGCAACTAGTTTTGTTAATGTTTCTTTGAGTGTCCTATTCATCCTTTCTACCTGTCCTGAGCTCCGGGGCCTGTAAGCGCAATGCAACTTCCATCTAGCCCCCAAAGCCTTAGCTACTCCCTGGCTTACCTGAGATACAAAGGCTGGCCCACTGTCCGACCCCACCTGTGCAGGAAACCCAAACCGCGGCAAGATGTCTTCGATCAACTTTTTGGCCACCACCTGTGCTGTTTCTCTTTTGGTGGGGAAAGCTTCTACCCACCGTGAGAAGGTGTCTATGAATACCAGTAGATATTTGTATCCGTATCTACCCAGTTTCACCTCCGTGAAGTCCACCTCCCAGTCGGCTCCAGGTCGACTTCCGCGCTCTGTAGATCCGGGGTTGGCTGGGTGGCGGGTAGCGTGGGTGAGCTGGCAGGCCTTGCATGCTGACACGATGTTTTCTATTGTGGTTCTGACGTCTCTCATGGTAAGTCTGGCATGTCTAATCAAGTTCTGCATCTTGCAGGTCCCCAGGTGAGTGGCGCGGTGCATCTTCAATATTACTTGTTTTCCCAGCTCTTCCGGGAGGATCAGGGAGCTATCCGCTGCCCGCCACCACCCGGTCAGTTGTTGGGTCACGGGCAAACTTTTTATCCAATCTGAGTCTCTGGGTGAGCAGTCGGGCAGAGCTGGCAACACAGGGCTTCCAGGGTCGGGCAGCTGTAGGGTGGCTTTGATTACTGTGCCCTGGGCAACATCTCGGGCTGCCTTATCTGCCAAGTTGTTTCCCTTTGAGGTCAGAGTGTCCGACCTCTGGTGTCCCAGGCAACGTATTATGGCTAGTTTTTTAGGAAGCCATAATGCTGAGAGGAGggcctttatttcttcatttttgatcGTCTTACCCTCAGCCGTGAGGAGGCCCCTCTCTCTGTAAATGGCTCCGTGCATATGGGCGGTAGCAAAGGCATATTGGCTACCAGTGACGATGTTAAGTTTCTTGTTCTCTCCCAACTGGAGAGCTTTGGTTAGGGCGATTAGTTCAGCCTTTTGAGCCGAGGTGCCCGGGGGTAATGCTTCTGCCCATATGATTTGGGTCTCAGCGGTTACGGTGGCCCCTGCATACCTGAGTCCATCTCGGACAAAACTGTTCCCATCCCTTTACCAGGTAACTTCAGCATCCGCTAGAGGGCGATCTTGCAAGGCCTCTCGCGTTCCATGTACCTGGGCTAGTGTGTCGCTGCAGTCGTGGACTGGGGCTTCTAAATTCGGGTTAGGAAGCAGTGTAGCCGGATTGAGAGCAGTAGGCTGCAGAAAGATGACTCTGGAGGGGTTTAGCAGCAGTCCCTGGTAGTGGGTCAGCCGAGCGTTGCTGATCCACCTATCTGGGGGTTGTTTCAGGACGCCCTCAATGGCGTGGGGGGCAGTGATCTGCAATTCTTGCCCCAGGGTCAGTTTATCTGCATCCCTGACCGTTAGGGCCCCTGCTGCAATCATGCGGAGGCATGGGGGCCAGCCTGACGCCGCGGGGTCTAGGCGTTTAGACAAGCCAGCCACCGGCCGCGTCCAAGGTCCCAGATGCTGCATCAGCATCCCTTTTGCCACTCCGTTTTTCATCTACGTACAGGAGAAAGGGTTTTGTAACGTCAGGCAACCCTAGGGCAGGGGCTGACAGCAGGGCCGTTTCAATAGTCTTGAAAGCCGTCTCCATCTGTTCCGTCCAGCTGAAAGGGGTGGTACCCTTTGTGGCTTCATATAAAGGTTTACCCAGTTTCACATAATTAGGGATCCAAAGGCGGCAGAAGCTAGCAGACCCCAAAAATTCTCTCACCTTTCGAGGTGAATCTGGGGTAGGGGTTTTGAGTACTGTCTCCTTTCGTGCCCCCAACAGCCACCTCTGCCCCTCTTTCAGTACATAGCCCAGGTAGGTGACCTCCGGTCGGCGTATCTGAGCCTCTTTGGCTAGGCTCGGTGTCCTAATTCTCCACGGGTCTGCAGCAGTTCTTGGGCGCCCGTGAGGCAGGTCTGTTGATCCTTGGCTGCAATCAAgaggtcatctacatattgtaacaagGTTAGCTGGGAGTGTTGTTGTCTGAACTCACCCAGGTCCTCATGAAGGGCCTCGTCCAAGATGGTGGGGGAATTCTTGAATCCCTGTGGCAGCCGGGTCCAGGTCAGCTGTCCGTTAATTCCCTCTTCTGGGTCGGACCATTCAAAGACAAAAAGATCCTGGCTTCTGGGTGCCAGGGGAAGGCTGaagaaagcgtcttttaaatcTAGGACCGTATACCAGTGTTGGCCTGGTGGGAGTGAGCTCAGGAGGCTGTATGGGTTCGGCACAGTGCGGTGAATATCTAAAACTCTGCGGTTCACTTCTCGTAGGTCCTGTTCCGGCCAAAAGTCATGAGAATTGGGTTTTTTGACGGGGAGGAGGGGGGTATTCCAGGCCAACTGGCAGGGTCTCAAGATCTTCTGGGCCAGGAGTCTGTGGATATGGGGGGGGTGATCCCGTCGGGCCTCCAGGGTCATGGGGTATTGTTGGACCCGGACAGGGTCGGCCCCTGGCTTGAGATCTATATATATAGGAGGGCGGTGCCCGGCAAAGCCGGTTCCCCCGTCTCGGCCCAAGCATCAGGGAATTTATCTAACCATTTCTGAATGTCCACCGGGGGCAGTGTAGGTTTCTGGTGTAACCGATATTCATCTTCTAATTGGATGGTCAGTACTTGGATCAGGTTGCCCGTCTGGTCGAGTATTTTAGTTTCTCCCGGGAGGAAATGAATCTGGGCCCCCATTTTGGCTAACAGGTCTCGTCCTAACAGCGGGGAGGGGCATTCCGGAATGACCGTGAAAGAGTGGGATACCCGGCCCGCACCCAAGTCCACTGATCTTCGGGGAGTCCATTGGTATTGTTTCATTCCGGTAGGCCCCTGCACCCAAGAGGTCTTTCCGGCCAGTTTTCCCTGGGGCTCTAGCAAAACCGAATATTGAGCCCCCGTGTCGACAAGGAAGTCAGTTGGGGTCCCCTCCACTTTTAGGGTCACCCTGGGTTCGGGGAGGGGCGCTGAGCCCCGTCCTCCCTAGTCGCTCAGTTCTTCAGTGGCCAGGATGGGGGCCTTTCGTGGCCCCTTATTTTTCTTGGGACATTCTTTGGCCCAATGTCCCTCTTCTTTACAATAGGCACATTGGTTTTTTCCCAATGCTGGTCGCGTACGGGGACGATTCTTACCTTCAGTAGCTAGGCGGCGCAATTGGCGCTCCCTTTCTCCTGAGTCAGGAACTGCAGCGGCCAGCAGGATGCGTGCCGTGTTACGGGCCTGGCGGTCTGCTGCTTTGGCTTGTTTTCCCTCAGGGGTCTCTCGGGTGTTATAGACTCTCTGCTACTGTTATTAAATCTTGGATACTCTTTTCACCCAGGCGGTCTAACTTTTGTAGCTTTTTTTCTAATATTGGGGGCTGCCTGATTGACAAAGTGCATTATCAAGGCGGCCTGGGTGCCTTCTGCTTCCAGATCCAAAGGGGTGTATTGTCTAAAAGCTTCCATCAGCCTTTCCAGGTAGGCTGCGGGGCTCTCGGTGGGGCCCTGTTGAACATCTACTCTAGCTAGGTTAGTGGGTTTCCGTGCAGCTGCCTTAAGTGCCCCCAAGAGAGTCTGGTGGTAGACCCAGAGCCTCTCTTTACCTTGTGCCATATTGTAATCCCAGTCAGGTTGTGATAAAGGAAAAGAGGTGTTAATTTCATCTATATTAGTGGTGGGTTCTCCATTTGCCCCTGGGACCCTTTATCGGGCCTCATTTtgaattctttctctcttctgtggTAAAGAGACTCTGGAGCAGCTGTTGGCAGTCGTCCCAGGTGGGCTGGTGGGTAAAGAGCACAGTCTCTAGAAGATTGGTTAAATCTCTAGGGTTATCTGAGAACTTGGCATTCTGGGATCTCCAGTTATATAGGTCACTAGTAGAGAAGGGCCAATATTGATGAGGTTGGTTTCCTTCCTCATCAGGGGGGCTGGCCACTCGTAAGGGGAGGGCAATGGTTGAGTCTGCTGGCCCCTCCCGGGACATGGCTCGACTATGGCGAGTATTTCGTGTGGGCCCCCTTCCTGTGTTTCGGCCCTGGGTGGAGGGATGGCGGGGGCCCTCGGTGGTT
This window of the Budorcas taxicolor isolate Tak-1 chromosome 21, Takin1.1, whole genome shotgun sequence genome carries:
- the LOC128066520 gene encoding LOW QUALITY PROTEIN: uncharacterized protein LOC128066520 (The sequence of the model RefSeq protein was modified relative to this genomic sequence to represent the inferred CDS: inserted 4 bases in 3 codons; substituted 1 base at 1 genomic stop codon) produces the protein MAGTPVGWEGQGAPQAGDTPKGSKDPASCQHEGFLAPCQGGAAEGQARHGAASVSSLVAGPVTPASVGSIQHRLVHQLTTEAGGVGTEAPGSVRSRQEFARRAALRASTQESQSRSHGKAAGRVQGQPGAAGPQARSWLSQRGLIPATRASGSSPGFGNGRRTCPQRGRGGSSTSGVSAAEPAPDTERALKAQRVGPAPWGSFPALRAPSSTEARLSRRRPLGGARGRAPRASGPRPPGGSTSREATAGAAAPSGRAGPERRCRTGNRAFARAGRAEPGLRRREAESGRVSGDEQRLAGTSGRRPASCESGETAGAGGGGPGRGGGEGAGPAEALSPACRRLGFGRDPAVPLRGPGRKHGELPCGRMLGAASFHKQNVVYDESDCRSLLPPATVGMSLTTCESPEAQSPASLGGKPQSPHPAHLDPDPLTPRTATTALEACVGKAPIQRGLALPARQPPSVYRWAPVTGHGRMQASHCVTTEPPASPREAGAGALGPRAETWEPPGARRPEARAQRPTRPRGNSRARPRPRFEPEAPPPRPANQQAGRQASRRLFAGAARPRPPAPPLRPPLPRRRAAARAARKLAARVTLKVEGTPTDFLVDTGAQYSVLLEPQGKLAGKTSWVQGPTGMKQYQWTPRRSVDLGAGRVSHSFTVIPECPSPLLGRDLLAKMGAQIHFLPGETKILDQTGNLIQVLTIQLEDEYRLHQKPTLPPVDIQKWLDKFPDAWAEXGGTGFAGHRPPIYIDLKPGADPVRVQQYPMTLEARRDHPPHIHRLLAQKILRPCQLAWNTPLLPVKKPNSHDFWPEQDLREVNRRVLDIHRTVPNPYSLLSSLPPGQHWYTVLDLKDAFFSLPLAPRSQDLFVFEWSDPEEGINGQLTWTRLPQGFKNSPTILDEALHEDLGEFRQQHSQLTLLQYVDDLLIAAKDQQTCLTGAQELLQTRGELGHRAXAKEAQIRRPEVTYLGYVLKEGQRWLLGARKETVLKTPTPDSPRKVREFLGSASFCRLWIPNYVKLGKPLYEATKGTTPFSWTEQMETAFKTIETALLSAPALGLPDVTKPFLLYVDEKXGVAKGMLMQHLGPWTRPVAGLSKRLDPAASGWPPCLRMIAAGALTVRDADKLTLGQELQITAPHAIEGVLKQPPDRWISNARLTHYQGLLLNPSRVIFLQPTALNPATLLPNPNLEAPVHDCSDTLAQVHGTREALQDRPLADAEVTWXRDGNSFVRDGLRYAGATVTAETQIIWAEALPPGTSAQKAELIALTKALQLGENKKLNIVTGSQYAFATAHMHGAIYRERGLLTAEGKTIKNEEIKALLSALWLPKKLAIIRCLGHQRSDTLTSKGNNLADKAARDVAQGTVIKATLQLPDPGSPVLPALPDCSPRDSDWIKSLPVTQQLTGWWRAADSSLILPEELGKQVILKMHRATHLGTCKMQNLIRHARLTMRDVRTTIENIVSACKACQLTHATRHPANPGSTERGSRPGADWEVDFTEVKLGRYGYKYLLVFIDTFSRWVEAFPTKRETAQVVAKKLIEDILPRFGFPAQVGSDSGPAFVSQVSQGVAKALGARWKLHCAYRPRSSGQVERMNRTLKETLTKLVAETGGDGVALLPFALYRVRHSPYQLGLTPFEITYGIAPPMIKSYSCLRSLQFSRRDTWRRLKALRESGPPPEPHRCRPGDGAFVRCHRQETLEPRWKGPFLVVLTTPTTLKVDGISTWVHYTHVWPAGLFALREEFLPQWKAKLDKTNPLKFKLRRQ